The proteins below come from a single Candidatus Methylomirabilota bacterium genomic window:
- a CDS encoding pentapeptide repeat-containing protein: protein MDEKVDESQGQASERSPLREIPEEELQKILEAHRKWVESEGKEGKKADLARANLRQAYLFEANLEGASLNEANLENAFLLDANLEGANLAEANLEGADLLSAQLKGVNLQSATNLTASDVKRAENWELAFYSDDFLKQLDLPPNHNERVKKRLAEEKKATGAKP, encoded by the coding sequence ATGGACGAAAAAGTTGACGAGTCTCAAGGTCAGGCATCCGAGCGCTCTCCTCTTCGAGAGATTCCCGAAGAGGAATTGCAAAAGATTCTTGAGGCACATCGGAAGTGGGTGGAGTCGGAGGGGAAAGAAGGGAAAAAGGCTGACCTGGCCAGGGCCAACCTCCGGCAGGCCTACCTGTTCGAGGCCAACCTCGAGGGCGCCAGCCTCAACGAGGCCAACCTCGAGAACGCCTTCCTCCTCGACGCCAACCTCGAGGGCGCCAACCTAGCCGAGGCCAATCTCGAGGGCGCCGACCTGCTCAGCGCCCAGTTGAAGGGAGTCAATCTGCAAAGTGCCACAAACCTCACCGCCTCTGATGTCAAGCGCGCCGAGAACTGGGAGCTGGCGTTTTACAGCGATGACTTTCTCAAACAGTTAGACCTCCCACCCAACCACAACGAGAGGGTCAAAAAGAGGCTGGCCGAGGAAAAGAAGGCGACCGGCGCTAAGCCGTGA